A genomic window from Aquila chrysaetos chrysaetos chromosome 9, bAquChr1.4, whole genome shotgun sequence includes:
- the DCST2 gene encoding DC-STAMP domain-containing protein 2 isoform X5 gives MGLVLWLGRALQGLRGWGKSPAQQSGGRWPRQMRQPEEASKARELARSASGFMLGMALASLYGALVLLAQGHNVWYCLVTTTSLGAGLGLGMAFSVKVRVTVLLSLPHIFTSKQLLVPLLEARGVPGGCQIPAEPQDPPVLAGEGKMLLLLLALGMAMQGPCTNILHNFSRAAESLSCGAELALNQTAERLQHAQEPLLNVLSKIKDIAQKAKVVGDHVRKFFRSIMDSVSHVARALRNVWLWLANMGRVCNHELGTPYRRCLHLFDEAKDNCERAIPFLFFLCYVIIIFRPLCGLANVALLFCIIPQYIQSFLKRKIGDPLRDALDRVHREFEFNISAVHRFDISLNASKSLGEVALDIMEGVHLRLEPIRQVLGLFMHVSFCAILYMYLQALRYRHRYLWDDTFDNVYITRRFVELDLWRAEQGKPTVLPLTGWESGRYIAPAGLWLSRQERRRYGLQLVGVLRHVLLGLSIVLADYSLFWLLDLVQHQLRGEIVARAPAVLGVSVNGTGYTSEIFRDLVSAFGVLQQGNISVLSQRCLLQPVEPDYSTYLSMGLLYGICLFIAVFGSYVARLRRAVCAAYYPCREQERTTFLHSTILARRAGLARALRQAAMQRTADAGQGNLLLFLTSRLPTFAWLVRLLGIQQKRCLACGMAEQPDFIACITPSCKGLYCSECYQTLTNICSVCMGPLSYRDTGDEEMDSSDEDTVVLWLGAVQALRGQEQGRLLQQHIRKVVGGRGGSRRLPPELAARLRAQLKEEASGESDGGSSGVDGEDSSLSSLDFSYQEQPESSGSELEEVMALQLPSSKGRAR, from the exons atgGGGCTGGTCTTGTGGctgggcagagccctgcaggggctgaggggctgggggaagagccCGGCACAGCAGTCTGGGGGCAGGTGGCCCCGGCAGATGCGCCAGCCGGAGGAGGCCAGCAAGGCACGGGAATTAGCCCGCAGCGCCAGTGGCTTCATGCTGGGCATGGCCCTGGCCAGCCTGTATGGAGctctggtgctgctggcacagggcCACAACGTTTGGTACTGCCTGGTCACCACCACGAGCCTgggtgcggggctggggctgggcatgGCCTTCTCTGTCAAGGTGCGGGTCACTGTGCTGCTATCGCTGCCCCACATCTTCACCAGTAAGCAGCTGTTGGTACCGCTGCTGGAAGCCAGGGGAGTGCCAGGGGGGTGCCAGATCCCAGCTGAGCCCCAGGACCCCCCTGTCCttgcaggggaggggaagatgctgctgctgctgctggcactgggCATGGCCATGCAGGGCCCCTGCACCAACATCCTGCACAACTTCTCCCGGGCCGCCGAGTCGCTGTCGTGTGGGGCCGAGCTCGCCCTCAACCAGACAGCCGAGCGGCTGCAACACGCCCAGGAGCCACTGCTGA ACGTGCTGTCCAAAATCAAGGACATCGCCCAGAAAGCCAAGGTGGTGGGCGACCATGTCCGCAAGTTCTTCCGCTCCATTATGGACTCCGTCAGCCACGTCG cccgAGCCCTGCGCAATGTCTGGCTGTGGCTGGCGAACATGGGGAGAGTGTGCAACCACGAGCTGGGCACGCCGTACCGCCGCTGCCTGCACCTCTTCGACGAGGCCAAGGACAACTGTGAGCGCGCCatccccttcctcttcttcctctgctacGTCATCATCATCTTCAGGCCCCTCTGTGGTCTGGCCAATG TTGCCCTCCTCTTCTGCATCATCCCGCAGTACATCCAGTCCTTCCTCAAGAGGAAAATCGGAGACC CCCTCAGGGACGCTCTGGACCGCGTCCACCGGGAGTTCGAGTTCAACATCTCAGCTGTGCACCGCTTCGACATCAGCCTCAATGCCAGCAAGAGCCTGGGGGAGGTGGCCCTGGACATCATGGAGGGCGTGCACCTGCGCCTGGAGCCCATCCGCCAGGTCCTGGGGCTCTTCATGCACGTCTCCTTCTGCGCCATTCTCTACATGTACCTCCA GGCGCTGCGGTACCGTCACCGATACCTGTGGGATGACACCTTTGACAATGTTTACATCACACGGCGCTTCGTGGAGCTGGATCTGTGGCGGGCGGAGCAGGGCAAACCTACCGTGCTGCCCCTGACAGGCTGGGAGAGCGGCCGCTACATCGCCCCAG CCGGGCTGTGGCTGTCACGGCAGGAGCGGCGACGATACGGGCTGCAGCTGGTGGGGGTCCTGCGCCACGTGCTGCTGGGGCTCAGCATTGTCCTGGCCGACTACAGCCTCTTCTGGCTGCTTGACCTGGTCCAGCACCAGCTGCGGGGGGAGATCGTCGCCAGGG CGCCGGCGGTGCTGGGTGTCAGTGTCAACGGGACAGGCTACACCAGCGAGATCTTCCGGGACTTGGTCTCTGCCTTCggtgtgctgcagcagggcaaCATCTCAGTGCTCTCCCAGCgctgcctcctccagcccgTGGAGCCCGACTACAGCACCTACCTCAGCATGG GACTCCTGTATGGCATCTGCCTCTTCATCGCTGTCTTCGGCAGCTATGTGGCACGCCTGCGCCGGGCAGTGTGTGCCGCCTACTACCCATGCCGCGAGCAG GAGCGCACAACCTTCCTCCACAGCACCATCCTGGCAcggcgggcagggctggcacgTGCCCTGCGCCAAGCTGCCATGCAGCGTACGGCCGATGCCGGGCAAGGCAACCTGCTCCTCTTCCTTACCTCCAG GCTGCCTACCTTTGCCTGGCTGGTTCGGCTCTTGGGCATCCAGCAGAAACGCTGCCTGGCCTGTGGGATGGCAGAGCAGCCAGATTTCATCGCATGCATCACACCCAGCTGCAAAG GGTTGTATTGCAGTGAGTGCTACCAAACCCTGACCAACATCTGTTCTGTCTGCATGGGCCCCCTGAGCTACCGGGACACTGGGGATGAGGAGAT GGACTCCAGTGACGAGGACACAGTGGTGCTGTGGCTGGGAGCTGTGCAGGCGCTGCGGGGACAGGAGCAAGGgcggctgctgcagcagcacatccGCAAAGTGGTGGGGGGCCGGGGAGGCAGCCGGCGGCTGCCCCCTGAACTGGCAGCCCGGCTGCGAGCTCAGCTGAAGGAGGAGGCAAGCGGGGAGAGCGACGGGGGCAGCAGTGGGGTGGATGGTGAGGACAGCTCGCTTTCCAG cctggacTTCAGCTACCAGGAGCAGCCTGAGAGCAGTGGCAGCgagctggaggaggtgatggccctgcagctgcccagcagcaagggcagggcCCGGTGA
- the DCST2 gene encoding DC-STAMP domain-containing protein 2 isoform X2 translates to MGLVLWLGRALQGLRGWGKSPAQQSGGRWPRQMRQPEEASKARELARSASGFMLGMALASLYGALVLLAQGHNVWYCLVTTTSLGAGLGLGMAFSVKVRVTVLLSLPHIFTSKQLLVPLLEARGVPGGCQIPAEPQDPPVLAGEGKMLLLLLALGMAMQGPCTNILHNFSRAAESLSCGAELALNQTAERLQHAQEPLLNVLSKIKDIAQKAKVVGDHVRKFFRSIMDSVSHVGERGSPRVSPSPAPPHPAFSLSLSPLLAACPSTLAPCPQPEPCAMSGCGWRTWGECATTSWARRTAAACTSSTRPRTTVSAPSPSSSSSATSSSSSGPSVVWPMVSGSLSLCSRGGRWRGGPIPTTGGLPWQRPLLSAVALLFCIIPQYIQSFLKRKIGDPLRDALDRVHREFEFNISAVHRFDISLNASKSLGEVALDIMEGVHLRLEPIRQVLGLFMHVSFCAILYMYLQALRYRHRYLWDDTFDNVYITRRFVELDLWRAEQGKPTVLPLTGWESGRYIAPGQPHARGSIPQVSPAARSRGVPAPHGLTALHARPAGLWLSRQERRRYGLQLVGVLRHVLLGLSIVLADYSLFWLLDLVQHQLRGEIVARAPAVLGVSVNGTGYTSEIFRDLVSAFGVLQQGNISVLSQRCLLQPVEPDYSTYLSMGLLYGICLFIAVFGSYVARLRRAVCAAYYPCREQERTTFLHSTILARRAGLARALRQAAMQRTADAGQGNLLLFLTSRLPTFAWLVRLLGIQQKRCLACGMAEQPDFIACITPSCKGLYCSECYQTLTNICSVCMGPLSYRDTGDEEMDSSDEDTVVLWLGAVQALRGQEQGRLLQQHIRKVVGGRGGSRRLPPELAARLRAQLKEEASGESDGGSSGVDGEDSSLSSLDFSYQEQPESSGSELEEVMALQLPSSKGRAR, encoded by the exons atgGGGCTGGTCTTGTGGctgggcagagccctgcaggggctgaggggctgggggaagagccCGGCACAGCAGTCTGGGGGCAGGTGGCCCCGGCAGATGCGCCAGCCGGAGGAGGCCAGCAAGGCACGGGAATTAGCCCGCAGCGCCAGTGGCTTCATGCTGGGCATGGCCCTGGCCAGCCTGTATGGAGctctggtgctgctggcacagggcCACAACGTTTGGTACTGCCTGGTCACCACCACGAGCCTgggtgcggggctggggctgggcatgGCCTTCTCTGTCAAGGTGCGGGTCACTGTGCTGCTATCGCTGCCCCACATCTTCACCAGTAAGCAGCTGTTGGTACCGCTGCTGGAAGCCAGGGGAGTGCCAGGGGGGTGCCAGATCCCAGCTGAGCCCCAGGACCCCCCTGTCCttgcaggggaggggaagatgctgctgctgctgctggcactgggCATGGCCATGCAGGGCCCCTGCACCAACATCCTGCACAACTTCTCCCGGGCCGCCGAGTCGCTGTCGTGTGGGGCCGAGCTCGCCCTCAACCAGACAGCCGAGCGGCTGCAACACGCCCAGGAGCCACTGCTGA ACGTGCTGTCCAAAATCAAGGACATCGCCCAGAAAGCCAAGGTGGTGGGCGACCATGTCCGCAAGTTCTTCCGCTCCATTATGGACTCCGTCAGCCACGTCGGTGAGCGGGGGTCCCCGAGGGTCTCCCCATCTCCAGCACCCCCCCATCCTGCTTTCAGTCTATCCCTGTCCCCGTTGCTTGCTGCCTGTCCCTCAACGCTtgctccctgcccacagcccgAGCCCTGCGCAATGTCTGGCTGTGGCTGGCGAACATGGGGAGAGTGTGCAACCACGAGCTGGGCACGCCGTACCGCCGCTGCCTGCACCTCTTCGACGAGGCCAAGGACAACTGTGAGCGCGCCatccccttcctcttcttcctctgctacGTCATCATCATCTTCAGGCCCCTCTGTGGTCTGGCCAATGGTGAGTgggtccctgtccctctgcagcagggGTGGGAGGTGGCGGGGTGGACCCATACCCACCACAGGGGGCCTACCCTGGCAGAGACCCCTCCTCTCCGCAGTTGCCCTCCTCTTCTGCATCATCCCGCAGTACATCCAGTCCTTCCTCAAGAGGAAAATCGGAGACC CCCTCAGGGACGCTCTGGACCGCGTCCACCGGGAGTTCGAGTTCAACATCTCAGCTGTGCACCGCTTCGACATCAGCCTCAATGCCAGCAAGAGCCTGGGGGAGGTGGCCCTGGACATCATGGAGGGCGTGCACCTGCGCCTGGAGCCCATCCGCCAGGTCCTGGGGCTCTTCATGCACGTCTCCTTCTGCGCCATTCTCTACATGTACCTCCA GGCGCTGCGGTACCGTCACCGATACCTGTGGGATGACACCTTTGACAATGTTTACATCACACGGCGCTTCGTGGAGCTGGATCTGTGGCGGGCGGAGCAGGGCAAACCTACCGTGCTGCCCCTGACAGGCTGGGAGAGCGGCCGCTACATCGCCCCAGGTCAGCCCCATGCCCGGGGGAGCATCCCCCAGGTGAGCCCTGCAGCAAGGAGCCGGGGGGTCCCGGCACCGCATGGCCTTACGGCGCTCCATGCCCGCCCAGCCGGGCTGTGGCTGTCACGGCAGGAGCGGCGACGATACGGGCTGCAGCTGGTGGGGGTCCTGCGCCACGTGCTGCTGGGGCTCAGCATTGTCCTGGCCGACTACAGCCTCTTCTGGCTGCTTGACCTGGTCCAGCACCAGCTGCGGGGGGAGATCGTCGCCAGGG CGCCGGCGGTGCTGGGTGTCAGTGTCAACGGGACAGGCTACACCAGCGAGATCTTCCGGGACTTGGTCTCTGCCTTCggtgtgctgcagcagggcaaCATCTCAGTGCTCTCCCAGCgctgcctcctccagcccgTGGAGCCCGACTACAGCACCTACCTCAGCATGG GACTCCTGTATGGCATCTGCCTCTTCATCGCTGTCTTCGGCAGCTATGTGGCACGCCTGCGCCGGGCAGTGTGTGCCGCCTACTACCCATGCCGCGAGCAG GAGCGCACAACCTTCCTCCACAGCACCATCCTGGCAcggcgggcagggctggcacgTGCCCTGCGCCAAGCTGCCATGCAGCGTACGGCCGATGCCGGGCAAGGCAACCTGCTCCTCTTCCTTACCTCCAG GCTGCCTACCTTTGCCTGGCTGGTTCGGCTCTTGGGCATCCAGCAGAAACGCTGCCTGGCCTGTGGGATGGCAGAGCAGCCAGATTTCATCGCATGCATCACACCCAGCTGCAAAG GGTTGTATTGCAGTGAGTGCTACCAAACCCTGACCAACATCTGTTCTGTCTGCATGGGCCCCCTGAGCTACCGGGACACTGGGGATGAGGAGAT GGACTCCAGTGACGAGGACACAGTGGTGCTGTGGCTGGGAGCTGTGCAGGCGCTGCGGGGACAGGAGCAAGGgcggctgctgcagcagcacatccGCAAAGTGGTGGGGGGCCGGGGAGGCAGCCGGCGGCTGCCCCCTGAACTGGCAGCCCGGCTGCGAGCTCAGCTGAAGGAGGAGGCAAGCGGGGAGAGCGACGGGGGCAGCAGTGGGGTGGATGGTGAGGACAGCTCGCTTTCCAG cctggacTTCAGCTACCAGGAGCAGCCTGAGAGCAGTGGCAGCgagctggaggaggtgatggccctgcagctgcccagcagcaagggcagggcCCGGTGA
- the DCST2 gene encoding DC-STAMP domain-containing protein 2 isoform X1 — translation MGLVLWLGRALQGLRGWGKSPAQQSGGRWPRQMRQPEEASKARELARSASGFMLGMALASLYGALVLLAQGHNVWYCLVTTTSLGAGLGLGMAFSVKVRVTVLLSLPHIFTSKQLLVPLLEARGVPGGCQIPAEPQDPPVLAGEGKMLLLLLALGMAMQGPCTNILHNFSRAAESLSCGAELALNQTAERLQHAQEPLLNVLSKIKDIAQKAKVVGDHVRKFFRSIMDSVSHVGERGSPRVSPSPAPPHPAFSLSLSPLLAACPSTLAPCPQPEPCAMSGCGWRTWGECATTSWARRTAAACTSSTRPRTTVSAPSPSSSSSATSSSSSGPSVVWPMVSGSLSLCSRGGRWRGGPIPTTGGLPWQRPLLSAVALLFCIIPQYIQSFLKRKIGDPLRDALDRVHREFEFNISAVHRFDISLNASKSLGEVALDIMEGVHLRLEPIRQVLGLFMHVSFCAILYMYLQALRYRHRYLWDDTFDNVYITRRFVELDLWRAEQGKPTVLPLTGWESGRYIAPGQPHARGSIPQVSPAARSRGVPAPHGLTALHARPAGLWLSRQERRRYGLQLVGVLRHVLLGLSIVLADYSLFWLLDLVQHQLRGEIVARAPAVLGVSVNGTGYTSEIFRDLVSAFGVLQQGNISVLSQRCLLQPVEPDYSTYLSMGDWGCCNLSVLGSGGTVKGGSPLCDSSSSHQDSCMASASSSLSSAAMWHACAGQCVPPTTHAASSTILARRAGLARALRQAAMQRTADAGQGNLLLFLTSRLPTFAWLVRLLGIQQKRCLACGMAEQPDFIACITPSCKGLYCSECYQTLTNICSVCMGPLSYRDTGDEEMDSSDEDTVVLWLGAVQALRGQEQGRLLQQHIRKVVGGRGGSRRLPPELAARLRAQLKEEASGESDGGSSGVDGEDSSLSSLDFSYQEQPESSGSELEEVMALQLPSSKGRAR, via the exons atgGGGCTGGTCTTGTGGctgggcagagccctgcaggggctgaggggctgggggaagagccCGGCACAGCAGTCTGGGGGCAGGTGGCCCCGGCAGATGCGCCAGCCGGAGGAGGCCAGCAAGGCACGGGAATTAGCCCGCAGCGCCAGTGGCTTCATGCTGGGCATGGCCCTGGCCAGCCTGTATGGAGctctggtgctgctggcacagggcCACAACGTTTGGTACTGCCTGGTCACCACCACGAGCCTgggtgcggggctggggctgggcatgGCCTTCTCTGTCAAGGTGCGGGTCACTGTGCTGCTATCGCTGCCCCACATCTTCACCAGTAAGCAGCTGTTGGTACCGCTGCTGGAAGCCAGGGGAGTGCCAGGGGGGTGCCAGATCCCAGCTGAGCCCCAGGACCCCCCTGTCCttgcaggggaggggaagatgctgctgctgctgctggcactgggCATGGCCATGCAGGGCCCCTGCACCAACATCCTGCACAACTTCTCCCGGGCCGCCGAGTCGCTGTCGTGTGGGGCCGAGCTCGCCCTCAACCAGACAGCCGAGCGGCTGCAACACGCCCAGGAGCCACTGCTGA ACGTGCTGTCCAAAATCAAGGACATCGCCCAGAAAGCCAAGGTGGTGGGCGACCATGTCCGCAAGTTCTTCCGCTCCATTATGGACTCCGTCAGCCACGTCGGTGAGCGGGGGTCCCCGAGGGTCTCCCCATCTCCAGCACCCCCCCATCCTGCTTTCAGTCTATCCCTGTCCCCGTTGCTTGCTGCCTGTCCCTCAACGCTtgctccctgcccacagcccgAGCCCTGCGCAATGTCTGGCTGTGGCTGGCGAACATGGGGAGAGTGTGCAACCACGAGCTGGGCACGCCGTACCGCCGCTGCCTGCACCTCTTCGACGAGGCCAAGGACAACTGTGAGCGCGCCatccccttcctcttcttcctctgctacGTCATCATCATCTTCAGGCCCCTCTGTGGTCTGGCCAATGGTGAGTgggtccctgtccctctgcagcagggGTGGGAGGTGGCGGGGTGGACCCATACCCACCACAGGGGGCCTACCCTGGCAGAGACCCCTCCTCTCCGCAGTTGCCCTCCTCTTCTGCATCATCCCGCAGTACATCCAGTCCTTCCTCAAGAGGAAAATCGGAGACC CCCTCAGGGACGCTCTGGACCGCGTCCACCGGGAGTTCGAGTTCAACATCTCAGCTGTGCACCGCTTCGACATCAGCCTCAATGCCAGCAAGAGCCTGGGGGAGGTGGCCCTGGACATCATGGAGGGCGTGCACCTGCGCCTGGAGCCCATCCGCCAGGTCCTGGGGCTCTTCATGCACGTCTCCTTCTGCGCCATTCTCTACATGTACCTCCA GGCGCTGCGGTACCGTCACCGATACCTGTGGGATGACACCTTTGACAATGTTTACATCACACGGCGCTTCGTGGAGCTGGATCTGTGGCGGGCGGAGCAGGGCAAACCTACCGTGCTGCCCCTGACAGGCTGGGAGAGCGGCCGCTACATCGCCCCAGGTCAGCCCCATGCCCGGGGGAGCATCCCCCAGGTGAGCCCTGCAGCAAGGAGCCGGGGGGTCCCGGCACCGCATGGCCTTACGGCGCTCCATGCCCGCCCAGCCGGGCTGTGGCTGTCACGGCAGGAGCGGCGACGATACGGGCTGCAGCTGGTGGGGGTCCTGCGCCACGTGCTGCTGGGGCTCAGCATTGTCCTGGCCGACTACAGCCTCTTCTGGCTGCTTGACCTGGTCCAGCACCAGCTGCGGGGGGAGATCGTCGCCAGGG CGCCGGCGGTGCTGGGTGTCAGTGTCAACGGGACAGGCTACACCAGCGAGATCTTCCGGGACTTGGTCTCTGCCTTCggtgtgctgcagcagggcaaCATCTCAGTGCTCTCCCAGCgctgcctcctccagcccgTGGAGCCCGACTACAGCACCTACCTCAGCATGGGTGACTGGGGCTGCTGCAACCTCAGCGTGCTAGGTAGCGGGGGGACGGTGAAGGGGGGGTCACCCCTGTGTGACTCATCCTCTTCCCACCAGGACTCCTGTATGGCATCTGCCTCTTCATCGCTGTCTTCGGCAGCTATGTGGCACGCCTGCGCCGGGCAGTGTGTGCCGCCTACTACCCATGCCGCGAGCAG CACCATCCTGGCAcggcgggcagggctggcacgTGCCCTGCGCCAAGCTGCCATGCAGCGTACGGCCGATGCCGGGCAAGGCAACCTGCTCCTCTTCCTTACCTCCAG GCTGCCTACCTTTGCCTGGCTGGTTCGGCTCTTGGGCATCCAGCAGAAACGCTGCCTGGCCTGTGGGATGGCAGAGCAGCCAGATTTCATCGCATGCATCACACCCAGCTGCAAAG GGTTGTATTGCAGTGAGTGCTACCAAACCCTGACCAACATCTGTTCTGTCTGCATGGGCCCCCTGAGCTACCGGGACACTGGGGATGAGGAGAT GGACTCCAGTGACGAGGACACAGTGGTGCTGTGGCTGGGAGCTGTGCAGGCGCTGCGGGGACAGGAGCAAGGgcggctgctgcagcagcacatccGCAAAGTGGTGGGGGGCCGGGGAGGCAGCCGGCGGCTGCCCCCTGAACTGGCAGCCCGGCTGCGAGCTCAGCTGAAGGAGGAGGCAAGCGGGGAGAGCGACGGGGGCAGCAGTGGGGTGGATGGTGAGGACAGCTCGCTTTCCAG cctggacTTCAGCTACCAGGAGCAGCCTGAGAGCAGTGGCAGCgagctggaggaggtgatggccctgcagctgcccagcagcaagggcagggcCCGGTGA
- the DCST2 gene encoding DC-STAMP domain-containing protein 2 isoform X6, giving the protein MLLLLLALGMAMQGPCTNILHNFSRAAESLSCGAELALNQTAERLQHAQEPLLNVLSKIKDIAQKAKVVGDHVRKFFRSIMDSVSHVGERGSPRVSPSPAPPHPAFSLSLSPLLAACPSTLAPCPQPEPCAMSGCGWRTWGECATTSWARRTAAACTSSTRPRTTVSAPSPSSSSSATSSSSSGPSVVWPMVSGSLSLCSRGGRWRGGPIPTTGGLPWQRPLLSAVALLFCIIPQYIQSFLKRKIGDPLRDALDRVHREFEFNISAVHRFDISLNASKSLGEVALDIMEGVHLRLEPIRQVLGLFMHVSFCAILYMYLQALRYRHRYLWDDTFDNVYITRRFVELDLWRAEQGKPTVLPLTGWESGRYIAPGQPHARGSIPQVSPAARSRGVPAPHGLTALHARPAGLWLSRQERRRYGLQLVGVLRHVLLGLSIVLADYSLFWLLDLVQHQLRGEIVARAPAVLGVSVNGTGYTSEIFRDLVSAFGVLQQGNISVLSQRCLLQPVEPDYSTYLSMGDWGCCNLSVLGSGGTVKGGSPLCDSSSSHQDSCMASASSSLSSAAMWHACAGQCVPPTTHAASSTILARRAGLARALRQAAMQRTADAGQGNLLLFLTSRLPTFAWLVRLLGIQQKRCLACGMAEQPDFIACITPSCKGLYCSECYQTLTNICSVCMGPLSYRDTGDEEMDSSDEDTVVLWLGAVQALRGQEQGRLLQQHIRKVVGGRGGSRRLPPELAARLRAQLKEEASGESDGGSSGVDGEDSSLSSLDFSYQEQPESSGSELEEVMALQLPSSKGRAR; this is encoded by the exons atgctgctgctgctgctggcactgggCATGGCCATGCAGGGCCCCTGCACCAACATCCTGCACAACTTCTCCCGGGCCGCCGAGTCGCTGTCGTGTGGGGCCGAGCTCGCCCTCAACCAGACAGCCGAGCGGCTGCAACACGCCCAGGAGCCACTGCTGA ACGTGCTGTCCAAAATCAAGGACATCGCCCAGAAAGCCAAGGTGGTGGGCGACCATGTCCGCAAGTTCTTCCGCTCCATTATGGACTCCGTCAGCCACGTCGGTGAGCGGGGGTCCCCGAGGGTCTCCCCATCTCCAGCACCCCCCCATCCTGCTTTCAGTCTATCCCTGTCCCCGTTGCTTGCTGCCTGTCCCTCAACGCTtgctccctgcccacagcccgAGCCCTGCGCAATGTCTGGCTGTGGCTGGCGAACATGGGGAGAGTGTGCAACCACGAGCTGGGCACGCCGTACCGCCGCTGCCTGCACCTCTTCGACGAGGCCAAGGACAACTGTGAGCGCGCCatccccttcctcttcttcctctgctacGTCATCATCATCTTCAGGCCCCTCTGTGGTCTGGCCAATGGTGAGTgggtccctgtccctctgcagcagggGTGGGAGGTGGCGGGGTGGACCCATACCCACCACAGGGGGCCTACCCTGGCAGAGACCCCTCCTCTCCGCAGTTGCCCTCCTCTTCTGCATCATCCCGCAGTACATCCAGTCCTTCCTCAAGAGGAAAATCGGAGACC CCCTCAGGGACGCTCTGGACCGCGTCCACCGGGAGTTCGAGTTCAACATCTCAGCTGTGCACCGCTTCGACATCAGCCTCAATGCCAGCAAGAGCCTGGGGGAGGTGGCCCTGGACATCATGGAGGGCGTGCACCTGCGCCTGGAGCCCATCCGCCAGGTCCTGGGGCTCTTCATGCACGTCTCCTTCTGCGCCATTCTCTACATGTACCTCCA GGCGCTGCGGTACCGTCACCGATACCTGTGGGATGACACCTTTGACAATGTTTACATCACACGGCGCTTCGTGGAGCTGGATCTGTGGCGGGCGGAGCAGGGCAAACCTACCGTGCTGCCCCTGACAGGCTGGGAGAGCGGCCGCTACATCGCCCCAGGTCAGCCCCATGCCCGGGGGAGCATCCCCCAGGTGAGCCCTGCAGCAAGGAGCCGGGGGGTCCCGGCACCGCATGGCCTTACGGCGCTCCATGCCCGCCCAGCCGGGCTGTGGCTGTCACGGCAGGAGCGGCGACGATACGGGCTGCAGCTGGTGGGGGTCCTGCGCCACGTGCTGCTGGGGCTCAGCATTGTCCTGGCCGACTACAGCCTCTTCTGGCTGCTTGACCTGGTCCAGCACCAGCTGCGGGGGGAGATCGTCGCCAGGG CGCCGGCGGTGCTGGGTGTCAGTGTCAACGGGACAGGCTACACCAGCGAGATCTTCCGGGACTTGGTCTCTGCCTTCggtgtgctgcagcagggcaaCATCTCAGTGCTCTCCCAGCgctgcctcctccagcccgTGGAGCCCGACTACAGCACCTACCTCAGCATGGGTGACTGGGGCTGCTGCAACCTCAGCGTGCTAGGTAGCGGGGGGACGGTGAAGGGGGGGTCACCCCTGTGTGACTCATCCTCTTCCCACCAGGACTCCTGTATGGCATCTGCCTCTTCATCGCTGTCTTCGGCAGCTATGTGGCACGCCTGCGCCGGGCAGTGTGTGCCGCCTACTACCCATGCCGCGAGCAG CACCATCCTGGCAcggcgggcagggctggcacgTGCCCTGCGCCAAGCTGCCATGCAGCGTACGGCCGATGCCGGGCAAGGCAACCTGCTCCTCTTCCTTACCTCCAG GCTGCCTACCTTTGCCTGGCTGGTTCGGCTCTTGGGCATCCAGCAGAAACGCTGCCTGGCCTGTGGGATGGCAGAGCAGCCAGATTTCATCGCATGCATCACACCCAGCTGCAAAG GGTTGTATTGCAGTGAGTGCTACCAAACCCTGACCAACATCTGTTCTGTCTGCATGGGCCCCCTGAGCTACCGGGACACTGGGGATGAGGAGAT GGACTCCAGTGACGAGGACACAGTGGTGCTGTGGCTGGGAGCTGTGCAGGCGCTGCGGGGACAGGAGCAAGGgcggctgctgcagcagcacatccGCAAAGTGGTGGGGGGCCGGGGAGGCAGCCGGCGGCTGCCCCCTGAACTGGCAGCCCGGCTGCGAGCTCAGCTGAAGGAGGAGGCAAGCGGGGAGAGCGACGGGGGCAGCAGTGGGGTGGATGGTGAGGACAGCTCGCTTTCCAG cctggacTTCAGCTACCAGGAGCAGCCTGAGAGCAGTGGCAGCgagctggaggaggtgatggccctgcagctgcccagcagcaagggcagggcCCGGTGA